A single region of the Selenomonas sp. oral taxon 920 genome encodes:
- a CDS encoding ZIP family metal transporter, which translates to MLEVFQGLMIPFIGTALGAGCVFFLKGALNRNVQRGLTGFAAGVMVAASIWSLLIPAMEGSADMGQYAFVPAVVGFWAGTLFLLALDHIIPHLHMNAQKAEGPHSRLSRTTMLVLAVTLHNIPEGMAVGAIYAGWLSGSESITLGAALALSLGIAIQNFPEGAIISMPLRAAGMGKWRAFGGGVLSGAVEPIGGALTILATALVVPVLPYALSFAAGAMLYVVVEELIPEMSEGEHSDVGVISFAAGFSLMMMLDVALG; encoded by the coding sequence ATGCTGGAAGTTTTCCAAGGGCTCATGATACCGTTCATCGGCACGGCGCTTGGTGCGGGCTGTGTGTTCTTTTTGAAGGGGGCGCTGAACCGCAATGTGCAGCGCGGCCTGACGGGCTTTGCCGCAGGTGTGATGGTGGCGGCGTCGATCTGGAGTCTGCTGATCCCGGCGATGGAGGGATCAGCAGACATGGGGCAGTACGCCTTTGTCCCTGCGGTGGTCGGCTTCTGGGCGGGGACACTTTTTCTGCTCGCACTCGACCATATCATTCCACACCTCCATATGAACGCGCAGAAGGCAGAGGGACCACACAGCCGTCTCTCACGGACGACGATGCTCGTGCTCGCGGTAACGCTCCACAACATCCCCGAGGGCATGGCGGTCGGGGCGATCTATGCGGGCTGGCTCAGCGGCAGCGAGAGCATTACGCTCGGCGCGGCGCTCGCACTTTCGCTTGGCATAGCGATTCAGAACTTTCCTGAGGGAGCGATCATCTCCATGCCGCTGCGTGCGGCAGGGATGGGGAAGTGGCGCGCATTCGGCGGCGGCGTGCTCTCGGGTGCCGTCGAGCCGATCGGCGGAGCTCTTACAATTCTCGCAACGGCACTTGTCGTTCCGGTTCTGCCCTACGCACTCTCATTTGCGGCAGGAGCGATGCTCTACGTCGTAGTGGAGGAGCTGATTCCGGAGATGAGCGAGGGGGAGCATTCGGATGTCGGAGTTATCTCATTCGCCGCAGGTTTTTCTCTGATGATGATGCTCGATGTTGCACTCGGATAA
- the eno gene encoding phosphopyruvate hydratase: MRDYLRIAQVIGREIIDSRGNPTVEAEVVLEDGTIGRGAAPSGASTGEFEALELRDGDKSKFGGKGVSKAVENVNTKIASALTGIEACDIYAVDQAMFDVDGTKDKSKLGANAILAVSIAASDAAAKSEDIPLYRFFGGLQANVLPVPMMNILNGGAHASNSVDTQEFMIMPAGAPTFREALRWSTEVFHALQSLLKKAGKTTAVGDEGGFAPDLDSDEDTIEHILKAIENAGYKPGTDFVLAMDAASSEWKDREKGKGFYHQPKSGKKFTSDELIKHWESLVDKYPIYSIEDGLDEEDWDGWKAMTKALGHKVQLVGDDLFVTNTERLKKGIELGAGNSILIKLNQIGSVSETLEAIKMAHKAGYTAVTSHRSGETEDTTIADLAVALNTAQIKTGAPSRSERVAKYNQLLRIEEQLGGSAVYPGKRAFGFTK, translated from the coding sequence ATGCGTGATTACTTAAGAATCGCTCAGGTTATCGGCCGTGAGATCATCGACTCGCGCGGCAATCCGACGGTTGAGGCAGAGGTCGTCCTCGAGGACGGCACGATCGGCCGCGGTGCGGCTCCTTCGGGCGCATCGACGGGTGAGTTTGAGGCGTTGGAACTGCGCGACGGCGACAAGTCGAAGTTCGGCGGCAAGGGGGTCTCCAAGGCTGTTGAGAACGTGAACACGAAGATTGCATCTGCGCTCACAGGTATCGAGGCATGCGATATCTACGCAGTTGATCAGGCGATGTTCGATGTGGACGGCACGAAAGACAAGTCCAAACTCGGCGCAAATGCGATTCTCGCGGTTTCGATTGCAGCATCGGATGCGGCGGCAAAGTCCGAGGATATTCCGCTCTATCGTTTCTTCGGCGGTCTGCAGGCAAACGTCCTGCCTGTACCGATGATGAACATCCTCAACGGCGGCGCACACGCATCGAACTCTGTTGACACGCAGGAGTTCATGATTATGCCCGCCGGTGCACCGACGTTCCGCGAGGCACTGCGCTGGTCGACCGAGGTGTTCCACGCCCTTCAGTCGCTCCTCAAGAAGGCAGGAAAGACGACGGCGGTCGGCGATGAGGGCGGCTTTGCGCCTGACCTCGACTCTGATGAGGACACGATTGAGCACATTCTCAAGGCGATTGAGAACGCCGGCTACAAGCCCGGTACGGATTTCGTTCTCGCGATGGATGCGGCGTCGTCCGAGTGGAAGGACCGCGAGAAGGGCAAGGGCTTCTATCATCAGCCGAAGTCCGGCAAGAAGTTCACGTCCGACGAGCTCATCAAGCATTGGGAGTCCCTCGTTGACAAATACCCGATCTACTCGATCGAGGATGGTCTCGATGAGGAGGACTGGGATGGCTGGAAGGCGATGACGAAAGCGCTCGGACACAAGGTTCAGCTTGTCGGCGATGATCTCTTTGTCACGAACACGGAGCGCCTGAAGAAGGGCATCGAACTCGGTGCAGGCAACTCCATCCTCATCAAGCTCAACCAGATCGGCTCCGTCTCCGAGACGCTCGAGGCGATCAAGATGGCGCACAAGGCGGGCTATACGGCGGTCACGTCGCATCGCTCGGGCGAGACCGAAGACACGACGATTGCCGATCTCGCGGTTGCGCTTAATACGGCGCAGATCAAGACGGGCGCACCGTCCCGCTCCGAGCGTGTTGCGAAGTACAACCAGCTTCTCCGCATCGAGGAGCAGCTCGGCGGCAGCGCGGTCTATCCGGGCAAGCGCGCGTTTGGCTTCACGAAGTAA
- the imm40 gene encoding Imm40 family immunity protein has translation MKKIEIPSDMMKIAISLKSFGIDGCAWRARDALAVISYLSEQNAVILGGDVYKIMGNQIGTAYAGWHYDPITTKSARENIRVGEEKAVAYIRHFLQRNGDDFIYAIVFQVFINDFCLETGY, from the coding sequence ATGAAAAAAATCGAAATTCCTAGCGATATGATGAAAATAGCGATCTCGCTGAAATCGTTTGGTATTGATGGGTGTGCATGGCGTGCACGGGATGCACTTGCGGTGATCTCATATTTATCGGAACAGAACGCCGTTATATTGGGCGGTGATGTTTATAAAATAATGGGCAATCAGATCGGGACAGCCTACGCTGGTTGGCATTATGATCCGATCACAACGAAAAGCGCACGGGAGAACATACGAGTGGGTGAAGAAAAAGCCGTTGCGTACATTCGACATTTTTTACAGCGAAATGGCGATGATTTTATTTATGCAATTGTATTTCAAGTGTTCATCAATGATTTTTGTTTGGAAACAGGGTACTGA
- the rpsT gene encoding 30S ribosomal protein S20, protein MPNIKASILSVKSDAKRRARNVAEKTRVRRAIRSVNDAVAAGNADEAKTLLVAAYKSIDQAAANNVYHKNAAARKKSRLAKKVNALAQ, encoded by the coding sequence TTGCCAAACATCAAGGCATCCATTTTGAGTGTGAAGTCTGACGCCAAGCGCCGTGCACGCAATGTTGCAGAGAAGACGCGCGTCCGCCGTGCCATCCGCAGCGTCAACGACGCTGTTGCCGCCGGCAACGCAGACGAGGCGAAAACCCTCCTCGTTGCGGCATACAAGTCCATCGATCAGGCAGCTGCAAACAACGTCTACCACAAGAACGCTGCAGCACGCAAGAAGTCGCGTCTTGCGAAGAAGGTCAACGCGCTGGCACAGTAA
- a CDS encoding MFS transporter translates to MDKKQIGEREAHATRAFFFIGGFGSASWAPLVPLLRARLAIGDDVLGLLLLCIGIGSLATMPLSGALAARLGCRRVLMVTGMLFACALLAVTLVDSLWIAVPIILAFGALMGCIDVVINIAAVIVEKGIGRRIMSGMHAFWSLGGFVGAGLYGVWVGVLGLTAFQSTAIAASIVLALTVGFGRNLIPYGGGGGSLVALPRGIVVFVGITAFIAFLSEGAVMDWSGVYLTAVRGMDLALAGVGFSVFSAAMLTMRFLGDRVVQRIGQRPVAVGGALLTFLGILLVMFAPVDALLYGGFFAIGIGSANIVPVFFSLMGRQNVMPIGTAVSAVSTMGYLGILAGPAAIGFVSSATNLQTAFGMLAALSIAQAAVGFYVFKKMV, encoded by the coding sequence ATGGACAAAAAACAGATCGGGGAGCGCGAGGCGCACGCGACGCGCGCGTTCTTCTTTATCGGGGGATTTGGCTCAGCATCGTGGGCTCCGCTTGTACCGCTTCTGCGCGCACGGCTCGCCATCGGAGATGATGTTTTGGGACTCCTGCTGCTGTGCATCGGCATCGGCTCACTCGCAACGATGCCGCTCTCGGGCGCACTCGCAGCACGGCTCGGCTGCCGCCGCGTGCTCATGGTGACGGGGATGCTGTTTGCCTGTGCTCTGCTTGCGGTCACGCTTGTGGATTCGCTCTGGATCGCCGTGCCCATCATCCTCGCGTTCGGCGCATTGATGGGCTGCATTGATGTCGTGATCAATATTGCGGCGGTCATTGTGGAGAAGGGAATCGGACGGCGTATCATGAGCGGCATGCATGCGTTCTGGAGCCTCGGCGGATTCGTCGGCGCGGGACTCTACGGCGTGTGGGTCGGCGTACTCGGGCTGACGGCATTTCAGTCCACGGCAATTGCGGCAAGTATCGTGCTCGCACTGACAGTGGGCTTCGGCCGGAATCTCATCCCCTACGGCGGGGGCGGCGGTTCGCTCGTCGCGCTTCCGCGCGGCATTGTCGTCTTTGTCGGGATTACGGCGTTCATCGCGTTCCTCAGCGAGGGGGCGGTGATGGATTGGAGCGGTGTCTATCTCACGGCGGTGCGCGGGATGGATCTCGCACTCGCGGGCGTCGGATTCTCTGTCTTCTCTGCGGCAATGCTCACGATGCGGTTCCTCGGCGACCGCGTCGTCCAGCGCATCGGTCAGCGTCCCGTTGCCGTCGGCGGTGCACTGCTCACCTTCCTTGGAATCCTGCTTGTTATGTTCGCCCCTGTGGACGCACTACTCTATGGAGGCTTCTTTGCGATCGGCATCGGCAGCGCCAACATTGTGCCCGTATTCTTCTCCCTCATGGGACGGCAGAACGTCATGCCCATCGGAACGGCGGTCTCCGCCGTCAGTACAATGGGCTACCTTGGCATCCTTGCGGGACCCGCTGCGATTGGCTTCGTCTCCTCGGCGACGAATTTGCAGACCGCGTTCGGCATGCTCGCCGCACTCAGCATTGCGCAGGCAGCCGTCGGATTCTACGTGTTCAAGAAGATGGTCTGA
- a CDS encoding MFS transporter — MDKDKHSTPLWTREFLGMSLGNFLIYIAQYAMIAALPIVIMTEYGGGDVEAGLAMTFFQVGTVAARPCAGILIDSLNKRRLMLAITTAFFLVMTAFAFASALSVLYGLRLLHGIIFAVATTTAAAIAALILPPARKGEGIGYFALSTNLAMVVGPMIGLLLMEHFSASALFCLLSVLAAVSIAAGGGQKLPDAVILPEKRSARTLSVSTFIERKALPPALIAGILFFAYGSVLTFIPLYTRGLGLSSETSLFYACYAGAILVTRPFIGRIFDRKGPDYTVYPGLCLFAAGMFLLGRIDGLSGLITAALLLGAGFGAVTPALQTLAVRSAPAARAGVATATYFWSLDISVGLAAAGLGVVAVSYGYAFTYSIVDVAVIALGTVCYTLWRKHSKK, encoded by the coding sequence ATGGACAAAGACAAACACAGCACGCCGCTCTGGACGCGCGAATTTCTGGGCATGAGTCTGGGCAATTTTCTCATCTATATCGCGCAGTATGCCATGATTGCAGCGCTGCCGATCGTCATTATGACGGAGTATGGGGGCGGAGATGTTGAGGCGGGACTTGCCATGACCTTCTTCCAGGTCGGCACAGTCGCTGCGCGCCCCTGCGCAGGCATTTTGATCGACAGCCTCAACAAGCGGCGGCTCATGCTCGCCATCACGACGGCATTCTTCCTCGTCATGACAGCATTTGCCTTTGCCTCAGCACTCTCCGTGCTCTATGGGCTGCGCCTTCTGCACGGCATCATCTTTGCCGTTGCGACCACGACGGCGGCGGCGATTGCCGCGCTCATCCTCCCGCCTGCACGCAAGGGGGAAGGCATCGGCTACTTTGCCCTCTCGACGAATCTCGCCATGGTGGTCGGTCCCATGATCGGGCTGCTGCTCATGGAACATTTCTCCGCGAGCGCACTGTTCTGCCTGCTGAGTGTCCTCGCCGCCGTCTCCATCGCTGCGGGCGGCGGACAGAAACTCCCCGATGCAGTCATTCTGCCGGAAAAACGGTCTGCACGAACGCTCTCCGTCAGCACATTCATCGAGCGCAAGGCACTCCCGCCCGCCCTCATTGCAGGGATCCTCTTCTTTGCCTACGGCAGTGTCCTCACCTTCATCCCGCTCTACACGCGCGGCCTCGGGCTGTCCTCTGAGACAAGCCTCTTCTACGCGTGCTACGCGGGTGCCATCCTCGTCACACGCCCCTTCATCGGGCGCATCTTTGACCGAAAGGGTCCCGATTACACCGTCTATCCGGGCCTCTGTCTCTTCGCGGCAGGAATGTTCCTCCTGGGCAGAATCGACGGGCTCAGCGGGCTGATCACGGCAGCGCTGCTCCTCGGTGCAGGTTTCGGTGCGGTCACTCCCGCCCTCCAGACGCTCGCTGTCCGCAGCGCGCCCGCCGCACGTGCAGGTGTCGCCACTGCGACCTATTTCTGGTCACTCGACATCAGCGTCGGCCTCGCCGCCGCAGGCCTCGGTGTCGTTGCCGTCTCCTATGGCTATGCATTCACCTACAGTATCGTCGATGTCGCTGTCATCGCACTCGGCACAGTCTGCTATACGCTGTGGAGAAAGCACAGCAAAAAGTAA
- a CDS encoding response regulator: MAIRILLADDHALLRQGIKRVLNFEDDLEVVGEAEDGQEALARTLMLKPDILLLDINMPGLTGLDVTKQLKQARSRTKIIALTIHDSDNYVLELLKNGALGYLLKDVEPNVLIKAIHMVNEGNPFVYPKLAERLFGSTAVYGDVSRMAKEIWDESRGERLTPREMDVLGCIAKGLSNQDIGKALGLSEKTVKNHLTSIFHKLKVNDRTQALVYVLKNKIVTLE; encoded by the coding sequence GTGGCAATCAGGATATTACTTGCAGACGATCACGCACTGCTCAGGCAGGGGATCAAGCGCGTGCTGAACTTTGAGGACGATCTCGAGGTGGTCGGTGAGGCGGAGGACGGGCAGGAAGCCCTCGCGCGCACACTCATGCTGAAGCCGGACATCCTCCTTCTCGACATCAATATGCCGGGCCTCACGGGACTCGATGTCACAAAACAGCTCAAACAGGCACGGTCGCGTACGAAGATCATTGCGCTCACGATTCACGACAGCGACAACTATGTTCTCGAACTCCTCAAAAATGGCGCGCTTGGCTACCTGCTGAAGGATGTGGAGCCGAATGTTCTCATCAAGGCGATCCACATGGTCAATGAGGGCAATCCGTTCGTCTATCCGAAGCTCGCGGAACGCCTCTTCGGCAGTACGGCGGTCTACGGCGACGTGAGCCGCATGGCAAAGGAGATATGGGACGAGAGCCGCGGCGAACGCCTCACCCCGCGCGAGATGGATGTACTCGGCTGCATAGCGAAAGGGCTGTCGAATCAGGACATTGGAAAAGCGCTCGGGCTGAGCGAAAAGACGGTCAAGAATCACCTCACCAGCATTTTTCACAAGCTCAAGGTCAATGACCGCACACAGGCGCTTGTCTACGTGCTCAAAAACAAGATTGTTACGTTGGAGTAA
- a CDS encoding secretin N-terminal domain-containing protein — MKRWMMMAVLAGSLFLPGSAVAAPVTIDVTGGDVRAVLLAVARMGSLPLIVDDSVTGTVTAHLTGEGEEVLRLVAAARGIHIERHGAVFVALAADTRAENRRVHTYHVRYGDPEELAHAANLSLTGEGKRAIVSKNNEEKGNEGSDSDTQRRVLVDRATNTLLFYGTESEALSVREIISALDHAPKQVSLEARVVAVSKQAAKELGIDWSWSSLPQYPRVQRNSAGGWQVSERNAGTGGTSAPGIIRFGRGSEGLPYEFYYSAAIRALITDGRAKMLARPNITTVQGHEALINIGAEVPVPRTATSNNVTTTGIEYREAGIILRYTPRITEDGNIVARVHTEVSTPVYVDELKAYRFQKRSADTTVRLRNGETMVIGGLIDSDESRSLAKIPFLGDLPVLGAFFRSVRTSKTETELMIFLTAHVLDEG; from the coding sequence ATGAAACGATGGATGATGATGGCGGTGCTCGCAGGGAGCCTGTTCCTGCCCGGCTCTGCCGTCGCTGCACCCGTGACGATCGACGTGACGGGCGGCGATGTGCGCGCCGTCCTGCTCGCTGTCGCACGTATGGGCAGCCTTCCGCTCATTGTCGATGACAGCGTGACGGGGACCGTGACTGCGCATCTGACGGGCGAGGGCGAGGAGGTGCTGCGTCTCGTTGCCGCTGCGCGCGGCATTCACATCGAGCGGCACGGCGCGGTCTTTGTTGCGCTCGCTGCGGACACACGCGCGGAGAATCGGCGCGTACATACCTATCACGTACGCTATGGCGACCCCGAGGAACTCGCGCACGCAGCAAATTTATCCCTCACAGGTGAAGGAAAACGGGCAATCGTGTCGAAAAATAACGAAGAGAAAGGGAATGAGGGCTCAGATTCTGATACTCAGAGGCGTGTGCTCGTCGACCGGGCAACGAATACGCTTCTCTTCTACGGGACAGAATCTGAGGCTCTTTCCGTGCGCGAAATTATCTCTGCACTGGATCATGCGCCCAAGCAGGTATCGCTCGAGGCGCGCGTTGTGGCAGTCTCCAAGCAGGCGGCAAAGGAACTCGGCATTGATTGGTCGTGGTCGTCTCTGCCGCAGTACCCGCGTGTGCAGCGAAACTCTGCGGGAGGTTGGCAGGTCAGTGAGCGCAATGCGGGTACGGGCGGGACGAGTGCGCCGGGCATCATCCGCTTCGGCAGGGGATCGGAGGGACTTCCGTACGAGTTCTATTACTCTGCTGCGATTCGGGCGCTCATTACGGACGGCAGAGCGAAGATGCTTGCCCGTCCGAACATTACGACCGTGCAGGGGCACGAGGCACTCATCAACATCGGTGCAGAGGTGCCCGTACCGCGTACGGCGACCTCGAACAATGTCACGACGACCGGCATCGAGTACCGCGAGGCGGGCATTATCCTGCGCTACACGCCGCGCATTACCGAGGACGGCAATATCGTCGCGCGTGTACACACCGAGGTCAGCACGCCCGTCTACGTCGATGAGCTGAAGGCGTACCGCTTTCAGAAGCGGAGCGCGGACACCACCGTGCGCCTCCGAAACGGCGAGACCATGGTGATCGGAGGACTCATCGACAGCGACGAGTCGCGTTCTCTTGCGAAGATTCCATTTCTTGGTGATCTGCCCGTGCTCGGCGCATTCTTCCGCTCCGTGCGGACGAGCAAGACCGAGACCGAACTCATGATTTTTCTCACAGCACATGTGCTGGATGAAGGATAA
- a CDS encoding nitroreductase family protein: MEFNELIRERSSCRSLSDRDIPHEALDRIFEAARLAPTAVNKQPFKIWAVESPGARTKLAETTSYTFGAGVFLVVGGKNEDAWVRQYDGRSFADVDAAIVATHIMLAIHNEGLRSTWVGHFDAPKLKETFPQMADYDLIAIFPIGYPTEKGIPSPRHPQRKAAVEIVEVL, encoded by the coding sequence ATGGAATTCAACGAACTCATTCGCGAGCGTTCCTCCTGTCGCTCCCTCTCGGACAGGGATATCCCGCACGAAGCCTTGGACCGCATCTTCGAGGCAGCGCGCCTTGCGCCGACCGCCGTCAACAAGCAGCCGTTCAAGATCTGGGCGGTCGAGAGCCCTGGAGCACGGACAAAGCTCGCGGAGACGACGAGCTATACCTTCGGCGCGGGTGTCTTTCTTGTCGTCGGCGGAAAGAACGAGGACGCGTGGGTGCGGCAGTACGACGGGCGCAGCTTCGCCGACGTGGATGCCGCCATTGTCGCGACTCACATCATGCTCGCCATTCACAACGAGGGTCTGCGCTCAACATGGGTCGGGCATTTCGACGCGCCCAAACTCAAAGAGACATTCCCTCAGATGGCAGACTACGACCTCATCGCCATCTTCCCCATCGGCTACCCGACCGAAAAGGGCATCCCCTCCCCGCGCCATCCGCAGCGCAAAGCTGCAGTGGAAATCGTGGAGGTATTGTAA
- a CDS encoding M48 family metallopeptidase, with translation MRKKLCAVFAALTITAGIVFPPARAEAIDAWGLAAQALGVLGAYHSALGAVLALGNDVHAQVQSKRQDIAENGRAHNANDVLLVDSIMERLVRDGDYVLRVNSLPFTWAVTDSSVFNAACYPTDYVSINRGLIRGLGGNVDELAAVLGHEMTHGIRQHSAHNYAKAAAQFYGLSFLNMNFGLMDWNKLNALVGYSVAKNVTLPTEYEADEGGFRIMTSAGFNPGGGAAAMARMGYYLTYVTQDLAEYQDPKEKDLPQDDFSDHPATERREAKLAEFMTDYSAGHVTVRDRKTVCIDGTPLLTVTWTAEDYDNSPENAYLVAGALARAFHDCDRAEDWGLSLKRDGGATLGGDPRVNELLVYFLAKERAGERLITLVRDAYAGEAVSGAREKLRAAEKSRAEAHAAERAAVENADAKAIRKMRENSDAYSDYGDSTRALMLMDRIFAAPNDESRAQSFVIRARAYAVQGDWAKAQADADRGVADAPKDVLTWLNRADVRRMSGDREGALADALKAIEIDAKNPYGYLIAAELCDEMENAAEAQEYYRKLYAVEPKALERIPDEYLEAVDKRAYAKRMKDKERAREVREKEIREKLQEKSRPADGNTD, from the coding sequence ATGCGAAAGAAATTATGTGCGGTATTTGCCGCACTCACGATAACGGCAGGTATCGTTTTCCCGCCTGCGCGCGCAGAGGCGATTGACGCGTGGGGGCTTGCAGCGCAGGCGCTCGGTGTGCTCGGCGCGTACCACTCGGCACTCGGTGCGGTGCTTGCGCTCGGCAACGATGTCCATGCGCAGGTACAGAGCAAACGACAGGATATTGCCGAGAACGGGCGTGCACACAATGCGAATGATGTCCTTTTGGTGGACAGTATTATGGAGCGGCTCGTGCGGGACGGCGACTACGTGCTCCGCGTGAACTCGCTGCCCTTTACATGGGCGGTGACTGACAGCTCCGTCTTCAATGCCGCCTGTTACCCGACGGACTATGTGAGCATCAACCGAGGGCTTATCCGCGGTCTCGGCGGAAATGTGGACGAGCTTGCCGCCGTGCTCGGGCACGAGATGACGCACGGCATCCGCCAGCACAGCGCGCACAACTACGCGAAGGCGGCAGCGCAGTTCTATGGGCTGAGCTTTCTCAACATGAACTTTGGGCTCATGGATTGGAACAAACTCAATGCGCTCGTAGGTTACTCTGTGGCGAAGAATGTCACGCTCCCCACAGAGTACGAGGCGGACGAGGGGGGCTTCCGCATCATGACGAGCGCGGGGTTCAATCCCGGCGGCGGGGCAGCGGCAATGGCGCGTATGGGATACTATTTGACGTATGTGACGCAGGATCTCGCGGAGTATCAAGACCCCAAAGAGAAGGATCTGCCGCAGGATGATTTCTCTGATCATCCTGCGACGGAGCGGCGTGAGGCAAAGCTTGCGGAATTTATGACGGACTACAGTGCGGGTCATGTGACGGTGCGCGACCGCAAGACGGTCTGCATCGACGGGACACCGCTTCTCACGGTGACATGGACGGCTGAGGACTACGACAACAGCCCTGAGAATGCGTACCTCGTCGCAGGTGCGCTCGCCCGTGCCTTTCATGACTGCGACCGTGCGGAGGACTGGGGGCTTAGCTTGAAGAGGGACGGCGGTGCGACACTCGGCGGCGATCCGCGTGTGAACGAGCTGCTCGTGTATTTTCTCGCGAAGGAGCGGGCAGGGGAGCGTCTCATCACGCTTGTTCGTGATGCCTATGCGGGCGAAGCCGTCAGCGGCGCACGGGAGAAGCTGCGTGCTGCTGAGAAATCACGCGCGGAGGCTCACGCAGCAGAGCGTGCCGCGGTGGAAAATGCCGACGCAAAGGCAATCCGGAAGATGCGCGAGAACAGTGACGCGTACAGTGATTACGGCGACAGTACGCGTGCACTCATGCTGATGGATCGCATCTTTGCTGCGCCAAATGATGAGAGCCGTGCGCAGAGTTTCGTTATCCGTGCGCGGGCCTATGCCGTACAGGGGGATTGGGCAAAAGCTCAGGCGGACGCGGACAGGGGTGTTGCAGACGCTCCGAAGGATGTGCTCACGTGGCTGAACCGCGCGGATGTGCGCCGTATGAGCGGCGACCGCGAGGGTGCACTTGCCGATGCGCTGAAGGCGATCGAAATAGATGCAAAAAATCCTTACGGCTATCTGATCGCCGCAGAGCTATGTGACGAGATGGAAAATGCGGCAGAGGCGCAGGAGTATTATAGGAAACTCTATGCCGTCGAGCCGAAAGCTCTTGAGCGCATCCCCGACGAATATCTCGAAGCCGTGGACAAGCGTGCCTATGCAAAGCGCATGAAGGACAAAGAGCGTGCACGTGAGGTGCGTGAGAAGGAAATACGCGAGAAGCTGCAGGAAAAAAGCCGTCCTGCGGACGGCAATACGGATTGA
- a CDS encoding TetR/AcrR family transcriptional regulator, translating to MERRRKKTRQAILAAFQELLAQKRYENIIVQDIIEAADVGRSTFYAHFETKDMLLRAMCEDMFAHVLENVADEGSHDFSYDRDNPAVIISHMLYHMQDQQKNIRSLLTCESRDIFLRYFREKLSETLTARGHALLRGHVLPDDFLINHITGSFMLMVEWWMQGGCVRTPEEMAEMYAALIAPIFCVGGGSL from the coding sequence ATGGAGCGACGCCGCAAAAAGACACGACAGGCAATTCTTGCCGCATTTCAGGAGCTGCTCGCGCAGAAACGATATGAAAATATCATTGTCCAGGACATTATTGAAGCCGCGGATGTCGGGCGCAGCACATTTTACGCGCATTTCGAAACAAAGGATATGCTCCTGCGCGCAATGTGCGAGGATATGTTTGCGCATGTACTCGAAAACGTTGCGGATGAGGGAAGCCATGACTTTTCGTACGACCGCGACAATCCCGCAGTAATTATTTCACATATGCTCTATCATATGCAGGATCAGCAGAAGAACATTCGAAGCCTCCTGACCTGTGAGAGTCGGGATATATTTCTCCGCTATTTTCGCGAGAAGCTGAGCGAGACTCTGACCGCGCGCGGGCATGCACTGCTGCGCGGACATGTGCTTCCCGATGATTTCCTCATCAATCACATCACGGGCAGCTTTATGCTGATGGTGGAGTGGTGGATGCAGGGCGGCTGCGTTCGTACTCCCGAGGAGATGGCGGAGATGTATGCAGCGCTCATCGCGCCGATCTTTTGCGTGGGCGGCGGCAGCCTTTAA